One window of Fusobacterium polymorphum genomic DNA carries:
- a CDS encoding glucose PTS transporter subunit EIIB, with amino-acid sequence MEKEKLYQKISQEILENIGGPQNIQGAAHCATRLRIVLKDLSLVKTDKLENIDLIKGCFIAGSQLQLILGAGTVNEVYKVFAKEAKLENMSLSDVKDIATKKENPLQKVIKALSDVFVEIIPAILAAAILLGVTGFLANFEAVKTNQTLYAINRLAFLASVGIFAVLPMVVVYSATKRFGGRAILGIVVGAIMLDGSLANAYSIGTPGFNPEILDLFGLKIQMVGFQGGIIVALMMGYIVATLDKFF; translated from the coding sequence ATGGAAAAAGAAAAGCTTTACCAAAAAATTTCTCAAGAGATACTTGAAAATATTGGTGGTCCTCAAAATATTCAAGGAGCTGCCCACTGTGCAACTCGTCTTCGTATTGTCCTTAAAGATTTATCATTGGTTAAAACTGATAAATTAGAAAATATTGATTTGATTAAAGGTTGTTTTATTGCAGGAAGTCAATTACAACTTATTCTGGGGGCTGGGACAGTAAATGAAGTTTATAAAGTTTTTGCAAAAGAAGCTAAATTAGAAAATATGTCTTTATCTGATGTAAAAGATATAGCTACTAAAAAAGAAAATCCTCTACAAAAAGTTATCAAAGCATTATCAGATGTCTTTGTAGAAATTATTCCTGCTATCCTAGCAGCTGCAATCTTATTAGGAGTTACTGGATTTTTAGCTAATTTTGAAGCTGTCAAAACAAATCAAACTCTGTATGCAATCAATCGTTTAGCTTTCTTAGCATCAGTTGGAATTTTTGCAGTATTACCTATGGTTGTTGTGTACTCAGCAACAAAAAGATTTGGTGGAAGAGCAATTTTAGGTATAGTTGTTGGAGCAATAATGCTTGATGGAAGTCTTGCTAATGCTTATTCAATAGGTACTCCTGGATTTAATCCTGAAATTTTAGATTTATTTGGGTTGAAAATTCAAATGGTAGGCTTTCAAGGTGGTATCATAGTTGCACTTATGATGGGATACATTGTTGCAACTCTCGATAAATTTTTTTGA
- a CDS encoding winged helix-turn-helix transcriptional regulator produces the protein MENKSCVEKNIKLEDTGFGYTLSLIGGKYKMIIIYKLYENSPFMRYNELKRSIGNISFKTLTSTLKELEEDNIIIRKEYPQIPPRVEYSLSKKGETLIPILNMMCDWGEKNNI, from the coding sequence ATGGAAAATAAAAGTTGTGTTGAAAAGAATATAAAACTTGAAGATACAGGTTTTGGATATACTTTATCATTGATTGGTGGAAAATATAAAATGATTATCATATATAAATTATATGAAAATTCACCTTTTATGAGATATAATGAATTAAAAAGAAGTATAGGAAATATTTCTTTTAAAACTTTAACAAGCACATTAAAGGAACTTGAAGAAGATAATATTATTATTAGAAAAGAATATCCACAAATTCCTCCAAGAGTGGAATATAGTCTTTCAAAAAAAGGAGAAACTTTGATACCCATTTTAAATATGATGTGTGATTGGGGAGAGAAAAATAATATTTAA
- a CDS encoding SMI1/KNR4 family protein, with the protein MVEFNWDNFIQELKKFQKGIENIGGYIRETKIEIPVKEEEILDVEQKLGYRIPEDFRDILLNYSSHFEYFWSTYKDEEEEQIEFPENFRAVFSGDLHWGLDFLLNFEESRQGWVDICYPDYNDEYDKVWHNKLAFYEVGNGDYFAIELEKENYGKIVYLSHDGGDGHGYYLANNFKDLLSNWSKVGCVGGDDWQWEPFYIEGKGIDSDCENAKLWREYIFSKI; encoded by the coding sequence ATGGTTGAATTTAATTGGGATAATTTTATACAAGAACTAAAAAAATTTCAAAAGGGAATAGAAAATATAGGGGGCTATATTAGAGAAACTAAAATTGAAATTCCAGTAAAGGAAGAAGAAATTTTAGACGTTGAACAAAAATTAGGTTATAGAATACCAGAAGATTTTAGAGATATACTTTTAAATTATTCATCACATTTTGAATATTTTTGGTCTACTTATAAAGATGAAGAAGAAGAGCAAATAGAATTTCCAGAAAATTTTAGAGCTGTATTTTCTGGAGATTTACATTGGGGATTAGATTTTTTATTAAATTTTGAAGAGAGTAGACAGGGTTGGGTAGATATTTGCTACCCTGATTATAATGATGAATATGATAAAGTTTGGCATAATAAATTAGCTTTTTATGAAGTTGGGAATGGAGATTATTTTGCTATTGAATTAGAAAAAGAAAATTATGGAAAAATAGTATATTTAAGCCATGATGGTGGAGATGGACATGGTTACTATTTAGCAAATAATTTTAAAGATTTATTAAGTAATTGGTCAAAAGTTGGCTGTGTTGGTGGAGATGATTGGCAATGGGAACCATTCTATATAGAAGGAAAGGGTATAGATTCTGACTGTGAAAATGCTAAATTATGGAGAGAATATATTTTTAGTAAGATATGA
- a CDS encoding NAD(P)H-dependent oxidoreductase, with product MKTLIVIVHPNLKDSKVNRTWLKEAEKYPDKFTIHNLYEIYPNELIDIEKEQKLIEEHSSLILQFPIYWFNCPPLMKKWLDEVFTDGWAYGKNGNNLENRNIGLAVTAGISENNYSKSGKYKHSLKEVLLPFEITFNYCSANYKGFNAFYSAEFEATDKRIKDSIPQYINFLNSI from the coding sequence ATGAAAACATTAATTGTAATTGTACACCCTAATTTAAAAGATTCAAAAGTCAATAGAACTTGGTTAAAAGAAGCTGAAAAATATCCAGATAAATTTACAATTCATAATCTATACGAAATTTATCCCAATGAATTAATTGATATAGAGAAAGAACAGAAATTGATTGAAGAACACAGTAGCTTAATATTACAATTTCCTATTTATTGGTTTAATTGTCCACCTCTTATGAAGAAATGGTTAGATGAAGTTTTTACAGATGGATGGGCTTATGGAAAGAATGGAAATAATCTAGAAAATAGAAATATAGGTTTAGCTGTTACTGCTGGTATAAGTGAAAATAATTATTCAAAGTCTGGAAAATATAAACATAGTCTTAAAGAAGTTCTTCTTCCTTTTGAGATAACATTTAATTATTGTTCAGCTAACTATAAAGGTTTTAATGCTTTTTATAGTGCTGAATTTGAAGCCACTGATAAAAGAATAAAAGACAGTATACCTCAATATATTAATTTTCTAAATTCTATTTAA
- a CDS encoding UDP-N-acetylmuramoyl-L-alanyl-D-glutamate--2,6-diaminopimelate ligase — protein MNIFSGIEYKVLKDVNLDRKYDGIEYDSRKIKENYIFIAFEGANVDGHNYIDSAVKNGATCIIVSKKVEMKHNVSYVLVEDIRHKLGYIASNFYEWPQRKLKIIGVTGTNGKTSSTYMIEKLMGDIPITRIGTIEYKIGDEVFEAVNTTPESLDLIKIFDKTLKKKIEYVVMEVSSHSLEIGRVEVVDFDYALFTNLTQDHLDYHITMENYFQAKRKLFLKLKDINNSVINIDDKYGKRLYDEFIIDNPEIISYGIDGGDLEGDYLDDGYIDIKYKNQIEKVKFALLGDFNLYNTLGAIGIVLKIGISMEEILKRVSTIKAAPGRFEALDCGQDYKVIVDYAHTPDALVNVIVAARNIKNGNRIITIFGCGGDRDRTKRPIMAKAAEDLSDIVILTSDNPRTESPEQIFDDVKKGFIKSDDYFFEPDREKAIKLAINIAEKNDIILITGKGHETYHIIGTKKWHFDDKEIARREIVRRKMVENVN, from the coding sequence ATGAATATTTTTTCAGGTATAGAATATAAAGTTTTAAAGGATGTAAATCTAGATAGAAAATATGATGGTATTGAATATGATTCGAGAAAAATAAAAGAAAATTATATATTTATTGCATTTGAAGGAGCCAATGTTGATGGACATAACTATATAGATAGTGCAGTAAAAAATGGAGCAACTTGTATTATTGTTAGTAAAAAAGTTGAAATGAAACATAATGTTAGTTATGTTTTGGTAGAAGATATAAGACATAAACTTGGATATATCGCTTCAAATTTTTATGAATGGCCTCAAAGAAAGCTAAAAATTATTGGTGTTACAGGAACAAATGGTAAGACTTCATCAACTTATATGATAGAGAAGTTAATGGGAGATATCCCAATAACTCGTATAGGTACAATAGAGTACAAAATAGGAGATGAAGTATTTGAAGCAGTTAATACTACTCCTGAATCTCTTGATTTAATAAAAATTTTTGATAAAACTCTAAAGAAAAAAATTGAATATGTTGTGATGGAAGTAAGTTCACATTCTCTTGAAATAGGAAGAGTAGAAGTAGTGGATTTTGACTATGCACTATTTACTAATCTAACTCAAGATCATTTAGATTATCATATAACTATGGAAAATTACTTTCAAGCTAAAAGAAAATTATTTTTGAAACTGAAAGATATAAATAATTCTGTAATCAATATTGATGATAAATATGGGAAAAGATTATATGATGAATTTATAATTGATAATCCTGAAATAATTTCTTATGGAATAGATGGTGGAGATTTAGAAGGTGATTATTTAGATGATGGTTATATTGATATAAAATATAAAAATCAAATTGAGAAAGTTAAGTTTGCATTGTTAGGAGATTTTAATTTATATAATACCTTAGGGGCTATTGGAATTGTTTTGAAAATTGGCATCAGTATGGAAGAAATCTTAAAAAGAGTTTCAACTATAAAAGCAGCACCTGGAAGATTTGAAGCTTTAGATTGTGGACAAGATTATAAAGTGATAGTAGACTATGCACATACACCTGATGCTTTAGTAAATGTGATAGTAGCAGCTAGAAATATTAAAAATGGTAATAGAATAATAACAATCTTTGGTTGTGGAGGAGATAGGGATAGAACTAAAAGACCTATAATGGCAAAGGCAGCAGAAGACCTATCAGATATTGTAATACTTACTTCTGATAATCCAAGAACGGAATCTCCTGAACAAATATTTGATGATGTAAAAAAAGGTTTTATAAAATCAGATGATTATTTCTTTGAACCTGATAGAGAAAAAGCAATAAAACTAGCTATTAACATAGCAGAAAAAAATGATATAATACTGATTACAGGTAAGGGACATGAAACTTATCATATAATTGGAACTAAAAAATGGCACTTTGATGATAAAGAAATTGCAAGAAGAGAAATTGTTAGAAGAAAGATGGTGGAAAATGTTAATTAA
- a CDS encoding toxin-antitoxin system YwqK family antitoxin, translated as MKKFTKFFILAGVLFNFSILNAEIREVESLDQISNEIVGGKTEKKVTKEAKETKEKNVEVVKNSEDVKDIPEESATRTVDKNSIVDIYERKMKDKIAYKEGSNTPFTGVFGVVIDDKIESYEEYKNGLLDGETAYFAKGKQVKLLSEMYTKGKLNGQQKSYYENGKLKSIVYYSNDKINGIESYDRSGNLLHKSIFEGGTGDWKFYWSNGKVSEEGKYKAWRKDGVWKKYREDGSLDTIIKYDNGRLLSEKWQ; from the coding sequence ATGAAAAAATTTACTAAATTTTTTATTTTAGCAGGAGTATTATTTAATTTTTCAATATTAAATGCTGAAATAAGAGAAGTTGAATCACTTGACCAAATTTCAAATGAAATAGTAGGAGGAAAAACAGAAAAAAAAGTAACAAAAGAAGCAAAAGAAACTAAAGAAAAAAATGTAGAAGTTGTTAAAAACTCAGAGGATGTTAAAGATATTCCAGAGGAAAGTGCAACAAGAACAGTTGATAAAAATTCAATAGTTGATATCTATGAAAGAAAAATGAAAGATAAGATTGCATACAAAGAAGGTTCAAATACACCTTTTACTGGAGTATTTGGAGTTGTAATTGATGATAAGATTGAGTCTTATGAAGAATATAAAAATGGACTTTTAGATGGTGAAACTGCATATTTTGCAAAAGGAAAACAAGTAAAGCTACTATCTGAAATGTATACCAAGGGAAAATTAAATGGGCAACAAAAATCTTATTATGAAAATGGTAAATTAAAATCAATAGTTTACTATTCAAATGATAAAATAAATGGTATAGAATCTTATGATAGAAGTGGAAATCTTTTACACAAAAGTATTTTTGAAGGTGGAACAGGTGATTGGAAATTCTATTGGAGCAATGGAAAGGTTTCAGAAGAAGGAAAGTACAAAGCTTGGAGAAAAGATGGAGTTTGGAAAAAATATAGAGAAGATGGAAGTTTGGATACTATAATAAAATATGATAATGGTAGACTTCTAAGTGAAAAATGGCAATAA
- a CDS encoding uracil-DNA glycosylase, with protein sequence MSKINNDWKEILEEEFKKEYFLKLKEILEEEYKNYTVYPPKKDILNAFLLTPYSEVKVVLLGQDPYHQRGQAHGLAFSVNYGIKTPPSLVNMYKELQDDLGLYIPNNGFLEKWAKQGVLLLNTTLTVRDSEANSHSKIGWQTFTDNIIKKLNEREKPVIFILWGNNAKAKEKFIDTNKHYILKGVHPSPLSANKGFFGCKHFSEVNRILKDLNQKEIDWQIENKEI encoded by the coding sequence ATGTCAAAAATTAATAATGATTGGAAAGAGATTTTAGAAGAAGAATTTAAAAAAGAATATTTTTTGAAATTAAAAGAAATTCTTGAAGAAGAATACAAAAATTATACAGTATATCCACCTAAAAAGGATATATTAAATGCTTTTTTACTTACTCCTTATTCAGAAGTAAAAGTTGTCCTTTTAGGACAAGATCCTTATCATCAAAGAGGACAAGCACATGGATTAGCATTTTCTGTAAATTATGGAATAAAAACTCCACCTTCACTTGTAAATATGTATAAAGAATTACAAGATGATTTAGGACTATATATTCCAAATAATGGCTTTCTTGAAAAATGGGCAAAGCAAGGTGTGTTACTTTTAAATACTACTCTAACAGTTAGAGATAGTGAAGCTAATTCTCATTCTAAAATCGGTTGGCAAACTTTTACAGATAATATAATAAAGAAATTAAATGAAAGAGAAAAACCTGTAATATTTATATTATGGGGAAATAATGCTAAAGCTAAAGAAAAATTTATAGATACTAATAAACACTATATTCTAAAAGGAGTTCATCCTAGTCCTCTTTCAGCAAATAAAGGCTTTTTTGGTTGCAAGCATTTTAGTGAAGTAAATAGAATATTAAAAGATTTAAATCAAAAAGAAATTGACTGGCAAATAGAAAACAAGGAGATATAA
- the guaB gene encoding IMP dehydrogenase: protein MMNGKIVKEGITFDDVLLIPAKSDVLPNEVSLKTRLTKKITLNLPILSAAMDTVTESDLAIALARQGGIGFIHKNMSIEEQAAEVDRVKRSESGMITNPITLNKDSRVYQAEELMSRYKISGLPVIEDDGKLIGIITNRDIKYRKDLDQPVGDIMTSKGLITAPVGTTLEQAKEILLANRIEKLPITDQNGYLKGLITIKDIDNIIQYPNACKDELGKLRCGAAVGVASDTIERVSALVKAGVDIVTVDSAHGHSQGVINMIKEIKKNFPDLDIIGGNIVTAEAAKELIEAGVSAVKVGIGPGSICTTRVVAGVGVPQLTAVNDVYEYCKDKDIGVIADGGIKLSGDIVKALAAGGDCVMLGGLLAGTKEAPGEEIILEGRRFKIYVGMGSIAAMKRGSKDRYFQAGEVDNSKLVPEGIEGRIAYKGSVKDVVFQLAGGIKAGMGYCGTKTIKDLQINGKFVKITGAGLIESHPHDITITKEAPNYSK, encoded by the coding sequence ATGATGAATGGAAAAATTGTAAAAGAAGGAATAACCTTTGATGATGTTCTATTAATACCTGCAAAATCTGATGTACTTCCTAATGAAGTTAGTTTAAAAACAAGACTTACAAAAAAGATTACATTAAATTTACCAATTTTAAGTGCTGCTATGGACACAGTTACTGAATCTGATTTAGCAATAGCTCTTGCAAGACAAGGAGGAATAGGTTTTATTCATAAGAATATGTCTATTGAAGAACAAGCCGCTGAAGTTGATAGAGTAAAAAGATCAGAAAGTGGAATGATAACAAATCCTATAACATTAAATAAAGATAGTAGAGTTTATCAAGCAGAAGAATTAATGAGTAGATATAAAATTTCTGGTTTACCTGTAATTGAAGATGATGGAAAGTTAATAGGAATAATCACAAATAGAGATATTAAATATCGTAAAGATCTTGACCAACCTGTTGGAGATATAATGACAAGTAAAGGTTTAATTACTGCTCCAGTTGGGACAACTTTAGAACAGGCAAAAGAAATTTTACTTGCTAATAGAATAGAAAAATTGCCAATAACAGATCAAAATGGATATTTAAAAGGTTTAATCACAATAAAAGATATAGATAATATAATTCAATATCCAAATGCTTGTAAAGATGAGCTTGGAAAATTAAGATGTGGTGCAGCAGTTGGAGTAGCATCAGATACAATAGAAAGAGTAAGTGCTTTAGTGAAAGCAGGAGTAGATATTGTAACTGTGGATTCTGCTCATGGACATTCACAAGGTGTAATAAATATGATAAAAGAAATTAAAAAGAATTTCCCAGATTTAGATATAATTGGTGGAAATATAGTTACAGCGGAAGCTGCAAAAGAACTTATAGAAGCAGGAGTATCAGCAGTAAAAGTTGGAATAGGACCAGGTTCTATTTGTACAACAAGAGTTGTAGCAGGAGTTGGTGTTCCTCAACTTACAGCAGTAAATGATGTATATGAATATTGTAAAGATAAAGATATTGGTGTAATAGCTGATGGAGGAATAAAATTATCAGGAGATATAGTTAAAGCCTTAGCAGCTGGTGGAGATTGTGTAATGCTTGGAGGTTTACTTGCAGGAACAAAAGAAGCACCAGGAGAAGAAATAATTCTTGAAGGAAGAAGATTTAAAATATATGTAGGTATGGGTTCAATAGCAGCAATGAAAAGAGGCTCAAAAGATAGATATTTCCAAGCAGGAGAAGTTGATAACTCTAAATTAGTTCCAGAAGGAATAGAAGGACGTATTGCATATAAAGGTTCTGTAAAAGATGTTGTATTTCAACTTGCAGGAGGAATAAAAGCAGGTATGGGGTATTGTGGAACTAAAACAATAAAAGATTTACAAATCAATGGAAAATTTGTTAAAATAACAGGAGCAGGTTTAATAGAAAGCCACCCACATGATATAACAATAACAAAAGAAGCACCAAATTATTCTAAATAG
- a CDS encoding DUF1659 domain-containing protein has protein sequence MKKILFIVLCFFLISCSNLYKAGKAYERGDYVQNVELTFKYFDEKPENFKKLKEKKKIEINNKFLNIFEHYEKLKNSEKLTDRNQANVELFQIYIASDNSEYSREFQAQRDFLASNNIRDIFNLALKTNKELFLQNTDIRKDHTYALEIIDYVINMDNSIGRLAESKPNLDNSKIELYSSFKKEIAKHRADGYIELAQIEEKQGSNQYLRSAQNLYYKANEIYSRYQSNYRNSYSNYENVKHQADLNDAADNYNKGMEEYRNAGSSKAKYRAANYYFREAQKYISNYKDTNKLLSETKEKGYFKYSLSSNNSEISSRINDAMSSIGYSVSNGIELFIEYKNGEYSYKTSSNTNTEQMSKEVQTGTDSTGKPIIKVFNFTKTTTTIEEVGTIHYLLSMRGSYYTNNINNDVTVRNTVKNVKYSGNVPPDSNYRDSDNRTLGSSEIQRKVAEKLRQEVNSNINSMVNDLKRI, from the coding sequence ATGAAAAAGATTTTATTTATTGTTCTTTGCTTTTTTTTAATCTCTTGCAGTAATTTGTATAAGGCAGGAAAAGCATATGAAAGAGGAGATTATGTTCAAAATGTAGAATTAACTTTTAAATATTTTGATGAGAAGCCTGAAAATTTTAAAAAATTAAAAGAAAAGAAAAAAATTGAAATTAATAATAAGTTTTTAAATATTTTTGAGCACTATGAAAAATTAAAGAATAGTGAAAAATTAACAGATAGAAATCAAGCTAATGTAGAACTTTTTCAAATATATATTGCTTCTGATAATAGTGAGTATTCAAGGGAATTTCAAGCACAAAGAGATTTTTTAGCTAGTAACAATATAAGAGATATTTTTAATTTAGCTTTAAAAACTAACAAAGAATTATTTTTACAAAATACAGATATAAGGAAAGACCATACATATGCTTTAGAAATTATAGACTATGTAATTAATATGGATAATTCAATAGGTAGATTAGCTGAATCTAAACCTAACTTAGATAATAGTAAAATAGAATTATATAGTTCTTTTAAAAAGGAAATTGCAAAACATAGGGCAGATGGTTATATAGAGCTTGCTCAAATAGAAGAAAAACAAGGAAGTAATCAATATCTTAGAAGTGCTCAAAATCTTTATTATAAAGCAAATGAAATATATTCAAGATATCAAAGTAATTATAGGAACTCTTATTCAAATTATGAAAATGTTAAACATCAAGCTGATTTGAATGATGCAGCAGACAACTATAATAAGGGAATGGAAGAATATAGAAATGCAGGTTCTTCAAAGGCAAAATATAGGGCTGCAAATTATTATTTTAGAGAAGCTCAAAAATATATTTCAAACTATAAGGACACCAATAAATTATTAAGTGAAACAAAAGAAAAAGGATATTTTAAATATAGTTTAAGTTCAAATAATTCTGAAATATCAAGCAGAATTAATGATGCTATGAGTTCAATAGGTTATTCTGTAAGTAATGGGATAGAACTTTTTATTGAATATAAAAATGGAGAATACAGTTATAAGACTTCTTCTAATACTAATACAGAACAAATGAGTAAAGAAGTACAAACTGGAACTGACTCAACTGGGAAACCTATAATAAAAGTGTTTAATTTTACAAAAACTACTACAACTATTGAGGAAGTAGGAACTATTCATTATTTATTATCTATGAGAGGAAGTTATTATACTAATAATATAAATAATGATGTTACTGTTAGAAATACAGTAAAAAATGTTAAATATTCAGGAAATGTTCCACCAGATTCTAATTATAGAGATTCAGATAATAGAACTTTGGGATCTAGTGAAATACAAAGAAAAGTAGCAGAAAAATTAAGACAAGAAGTCAATTCTAATATAAATTCTATGGTTAATGATTTAAAAAGAATTTAA
- a CDS encoding carbon-nitrogen hydrolase family protein codes for MKKKKFKIALAQIKIEQKNIEKNCKKIFERIEEAAKENVDIICFPELATIGYTITTDELQNLPEDFNNTFIEKLQEKAKLFKIHILVGYLESKTTKKSKDFYNSCIFIDDEGKILANARKVYLWKKEKTKFKAGDKFIVKDTKFGKIGILICYDLEFFEPARIECLKGAEIIFVPSLWSLNAENRWHIDLAANSLFNLLFMVGCNAVGDSCCGKSKIVEPNGSTLIEASGTKEELLLATIDLAKLDEIRNKIPYLSDFKSDTFSIEALKKY; via the coding sequence ATGAAAAAGAAAAAATTTAAAATCGCTTTAGCACAAATAAAAATTGAACAAAAAAATATAGAAAAAAATTGTAAAAAGATTTTTGAGAGAATAGAAGAGGCAGCTAAGGAAAATGTGGATATTATATGTTTTCCTGAACTAGCTACTATAGGATATACCATTACTACTGATGAACTTCAAAACCTACCTGAAGATTTTAACAATACTTTTATTGAAAAATTACAGGAGAAGGCAAAGCTTTTTAAAATACATATTCTAGTTGGTTATCTAGAAAGTAAAACAACTAAAAAATCAAAAGATTTCTATAATTCTTGTATTTTTATTGATGACGAAGGAAAAATACTTGCTAATGCAAGAAAAGTTTATCTTTGGAAAAAAGAAAAAACTAAATTTAAAGCTGGAGATAAATTTATAGTAAAAGATACAAAGTTTGGAAAAATAGGAATTTTGATTTGTTATGACTTAGAATTTTTTGAGCCAGCAAGAATAGAATGCCTAAAGGGAGCAGAGATAATTTTTGTACCTTCCTTATGGAGTTTAAATGCTGAAAATAGATGGCATATAGATTTAGCTGCTAATTCATTATTTAATTTACTTTTTATGGTAGGTTGTAATGCTGTTGGGGATAGTTGTTGTGGAAAATCAAAAATTGTAGAACCTAATGGAAGCACTTTAATTGAAGCTAGTGGAACAAAAGAAGAGTTATTATTAGCAACAATAGATTTAGCAAAATTAGATGAAATAAGGAATAAAATACCATACTTAAGTGATTTTAAAAGCGATACTTTTTCTATTGAAGCACTGAAAAAATATTAA
- the kdsA gene encoding 3-deoxy-8-phosphooctulonate synthase yields MLINDVNKVKVGNIVFGGKKRFVLIAGPCVMESQELMDEVAGGIKEICDRLGIEYIFKASFDKANRSSIHSYRGPGLEEGMKMLAKTKEKFNVPVITDVHEAWQCKEVAKVADILQIPAFLCRQTDLLIAAAETGKAINIKKGQFLAPWDMKNIVVKMEESGNKNIMLCERGSTFGYNNMVVDMRSLLEMRKFNYPVVFDVTHSVQKPGGLGTATSGDREYVYPLLRAGLAIGVDAIFAEVHPNPTEAKSDGPNMLYLKDLEEILKTAIEIDKIVKGV; encoded by the coding sequence ATGTTAATTAATGATGTAAATAAGGTAAAAGTTGGAAATATTGTATTTGGAGGAAAGAAAAGATTTGTTCTAATTGCTGGACCTTGTGTTATGGAATCTCAAGAATTAATGGATGAGGTTGCAGGAGGAATAAAAGAAATTTGTGATAGATTAGGAATTGAATATATCTTTAAAGCTTCTTTTGATAAAGCTAATCGTTCATCTATTCACTCATATAGGGGCCCAGGATTAGAAGAAGGAATGAAAATGCTTGCTAAAACAAAAGAAAAATTTAATGTTCCTGTTATTACAGATGTACATGAAGCTTGGCAATGTAAAGAAGTTGCAAAAGTAGCAGATATTTTACAGATACCGGCATTTTTATGTAGACAAACAGATTTATTAATAGCAGCAGCAGAAACAGGAAAGGCTATAAATATTAAAAAAGGACAATTTTTAGCTCCTTGGGATATGAAAAATATAGTTGTTAAAATGGAAGAATCTGGAAATAAAAATATAATGTTATGTGAAAGAGGAAGTACATTTGGTTACAATAATATGGTAGTGGATATGAGAAGCTTGCTTGAAATGAGAAAGTTTAATTATCCAGTTGTCTTTGATGTAACACATTCAGTTCAAAAACCTGGTGGACTTGGAACTGCTACATCAGGGGATAGAGAATATGTATATCCACTATTAAGAGCAGGACTTGCTATTGGTGTTGACGCAATATTTGCAGAAGTTCATCCAAATCCAACAGAAGCAAAATCTGATGGACCAAATATGTTGTATTTAAAAGACTTAGAAGAAATTTTAAAAACTGCAATAGAAATTGATAAAATAGTTAAAGGTGTATAA
- a CDS encoding HD domain-containing protein, producing MKNGNNMLISRIKQVYQYIFSNFDDNWNNEVKKILSEEEFLIFSKMGKYDKVHSYKLYQKVKFNKILSSQDIYLKLALLHDSGKGKVGLFRRIKKVIIGDKILEKHPEIAFEKLKNINFELAKLCLQHHNKDVDEKMKIFQELDDK from the coding sequence GTGAAAAATGGCAATAATATGCTAATTTCAAGGATAAAACAAGTTTATCAATATATTTTTTCTAATTTTGATGATAATTGGAATAATGAAGTAAAAAAAATATTATCAGAAGAAGAGTTTTTAATTTTTTCTAAAATGGGAAAATATGATAAAGTACATTCATATAAGCTTTATCAAAAAGTAAAGTTTAATAAGATTTTATCTTCACAAGATATTTATTTAAAATTGGCTCTTTTACATGATAGTGGAAAAGGTAAAGTAGGACTTTTTAGAAGAATAAAAAAAGTTATAATTGGAGATAAAATTTTAGAAAAACATCCAGAAATAGCTTTTGAAAAATTAAAAAATATTAATTTTGAGTTAGCGAAACTATGTTTACAACATCATAATAAAGATGTGGATGAGAAAATGAAAATTTTTCAAGAATTAGATGATAAATAA